A section of the Paenibacillus aurantius genome encodes:
- a CDS encoding genetic competence negative regulator — translation MKIERLSTDKIRIFLTFDDLTERGIQKEDMWREIPKVHELFSEMMEQAYSELGFDATGPLAVEVFALPAQGMVVIVTRGKMNSRQDEAIDEDEDVYEMEVTLEQTDVISYAFRDFEDLLRMAKVIQPLLTDGGVLYSYKDRWILVLDPGDLEESDSRYQAQIAVLSEFGEATSVTPAVLEEYGKVVIAENAVPVLCTHFQS, via the coding sequence ATGAAAATTGAGCGTTTAAGCACGGACAAAATAAGGATTTTCCTAACGTTTGACGACTTGACGGAAAGAGGCATCCAGAAGGAAGACATGTGGCGCGAAATTCCTAAAGTCCATGAGCTATTCAGTGAAATGATGGAACAGGCATACTCGGAGTTAGGATTCGATGCTACCGGTCCTCTCGCCGTCGAAGTATTCGCCCTGCCGGCCCAGGGGATGGTTGTGATCGTGACCCGCGGCAAAATGAACAGCAGGCAGGACGAAGCTATAGATGAAGATGAAGATGTGTATGAAATGGAAGTTACGCTCGAACAGACGGATGTCATCTCTTACGCCTTCCGCGATTTCGAGGATTTGCTCCGGATGGCCAAGGTGATTCAGCCGCTCCTCACCGACGGGGGAGTCTTATACTCCTATAAGGACCGTTGGATCCTGGTTCTCGATCCCGGGGATTTGGAGGAAAGCGACAGCCGCTACCAGGCTCAAATCGCCGTCCTGTCCGAGTTCGGGGAAGCTACGTCCGTTACTCCGGCAGTTCTGGAAGAATACGGAAAAGTTGTCATTGCCGAGAACGCTGTGCCTGTCCTATGCACTCATTTTCAATCCTGA